Proteins encoded together in one candidate division WOR-3 bacterium window:
- a CDS encoding polyprenyl synthetase family protein encodes MARVLETEAVLTKDQILINRELHRIFDSFAGVPSRLRSAMRYAVFSGGKRLRPILALESYRACGGKKVNWIIPFCSGIELIHTFSLIHDDLPAMDNDDFRRGKPTLHRQFDEGTAILAGDALFALAFELFTLSAAPAPYRVKAVRLIAQAVGPRGMAGGQMFDIEGSTKTEQVARLKTAEFIAASIDVGAVVAGAPVKLQRKLHRLGLITGVLFQLTDDLLDIEQDAVSNSSRKRSYLTRRANLLSERAAKGFATLGSSFSFFAELPKFIISRKA; translated from the coding sequence ATGGCGCGGGTGCTGGAAACTGAAGCGGTTTTGACAAAAGACCAGATACTGATTAATAGAGAACTGCACAGGATTTTTGATAGTTTTGCGGGCGTGCCATCACGGTTGCGGTCCGCAATGCGCTATGCGGTTTTTTCCGGGGGAAAGCGGTTGCGTCCCATTCTGGCGTTGGAGAGTTATCGCGCCTGCGGGGGAAAGAAAGTGAACTGGATTATACCTTTTTGTTCCGGGATTGAATTGATTCACACTTTTTCTCTTATTCACGACGACCTGCCGGCAATGGACAACGACGACTTTCGACGCGGCAAACCGACACTCCATCGTCAGTTTGATGAAGGAACAGCGATTCTGGCGGGTGATGCGCTTTTTGCTCTGGCGTTTGAGTTGTTCACACTGAGTGCGGCACCGGCGCCGTATCGGGTAAAAGCGGTCCGTTTGATCGCTCAGGCGGTAGGACCAAGAGGGATGGCAGGGGGGCAGATGTTTGATATTGAGGGTTCAACGAAAACCGAGCAGGTGGCACGGTTGAAGACCGCCGAGTTTATTGCGGCTTCAATTGATGTCGGCGCCGTGGTTGCAGGTGCACCGGTAAAACTCCAGAGAAAGTTGCACCGGCTGGGTTTAATTACCGGGGTGCTTTTCCAGCTTACTGACGACCTCCTTGATATCGAACAGGATGCGGTCTCAAATAGTAGCCGAAAACGGTCTTATCTTACTCGAAGGGCAAATTTGCTCTCTGAGCGAGCCGCAAAGGGGTTCGCCACGCTGGGAAGCAGTTTTTCCTTTTTTGCTGAGCTGCCCAAGTTTATTATTAGTCGGAAGGCTTAA
- the dxs gene encoding 1-deoxy-D-xylulose-5-phosphate synthase codes for MAILDAINSPEDIRKLSLNELRQLAREIRDLIITTTAHTGGHLAPNLGVVELTLALHYVFNTPEDRIVWDVGHQCYTHKIITGRKERFGSLRQYGGIAGFPKRAESVYDVFDTGHSGNSISVSLGMVTADYLLGSDKRHTVAVIGDGSIVTGMALEALNHAGMLKRDIIVVLNDNEMSIARSTGAIAAYLNRMITGKVYNRIREDAWLLLGHLPKDLSDRARLAARKLEEGLKSLVVPSLLFEELGFRYIGPIDGHSIPELIETFRRVKGLKGPVLVHAVTKKGQGYPIAMAQPEQFHGIGPFDVTTGESKAAAVPTFTDSFGKKIVELAEQNPKVVTITAGMCLGTGLKLLRDRFPDRFFDVGICEQHAVSFAAGLALNGLKPVVAIYSTFLMRAIDQLLQDVCLQNLPVVFAVDRAGLVGEDGPTHHGVYDLSYLTMLPNITIFAPRDELDMERMLEYAVQCFEGPIALRYPRGGSGFAVPSTQRSAIVPGKGELLRPGKDGAVLAVGSMVKYALEAADVLVRQGLDLAVADARSVKPLDEELVAALAQIKGKLVTIEENTLLGGFGNVVSLALEKMGLDCQLRRIGVEDRFIEHGPRSKLLKVCGLDVDSIAVKLKQFFG; via the coding sequence ATGGCGATATTAGATGCCATCAATTCACCGGAGGACATCCGGAAACTTTCCCTTAATGAACTGAGGCAACTTGCCCGCGAGATTAGAGATTTGATAATAACAACGACAGCGCATACCGGCGGTCATCTGGCGCCGAACCTGGGTGTGGTGGAGTTGACCTTAGCGCTTCATTATGTCTTTAATACACCGGAAGACCGCATTGTCTGGGATGTAGGTCATCAGTGTTACACTCATAAGATTATTACCGGTCGCAAGGAGCGGTTTGGTAGTTTACGCCAGTACGGCGGTATCGCCGGTTTTCCCAAAAGGGCAGAAAGTGTTTACGATGTCTTTGATACCGGGCATTCCGGCAACTCCATCTCGGTCTCTCTGGGAATGGTAACCGCCGACTATTTGCTGGGCAGTGATAAAAGGCACACTGTGGCGGTGATTGGCGACGGGTCAATCGTCACCGGTATGGCGCTGGAGGCGCTGAATCATGCCGGAATGTTGAAGCGCGATATCATAGTGGTCTTGAACGATAATGAGATGTCAATTGCCCGTTCAACGGGCGCAATTGCCGCCTATCTTAATCGGATGATTACCGGCAAGGTTTACAATCGGATAAGGGAGGATGCCTGGCTTTTGCTCGGTCATCTGCCGAAAGATTTGAGCGACCGCGCCCGGCTCGCTGCCCGCAAACTGGAAGAGGGGTTGAAGAGTCTTGTTGTGCCCAGTCTTCTTTTTGAGGAACTGGGATTCCGCTATATTGGACCGATAGATGGGCACAGTATTCCGGAGTTGATCGAGACATTTCGCCGGGTAAAAGGGCTGAAAGGTCCAGTACTGGTACACGCGGTCACCAAAAAGGGACAGGGTTATCCGATAGCGATGGCACAGCCCGAGCAATTTCACGGGATTGGTCCGTTTGATGTCACAACCGGTGAAAGTAAAGCGGCTGCCGTGCCAACATTTACCGACAGTTTTGGCAAGAAGATTGTTGAACTGGCAGAGCAGAATCCCAAAGTGGTTACGATAACCGCGGGTATGTGTCTGGGGACCGGATTGAAACTGTTACGCGATAGGTTTCCGGATAGGTTTTTTGATGTTGGCATCTGTGAACAGCATGCGGTCAGTTTTGCTGCGGGGTTGGCGCTCAATGGATTGAAGCCGGTGGTGGCGATTTACTCAACATTCTTGATGCGGGCAATTGACCAGTTGCTGCAGGATGTGTGCCTGCAAAATTTGCCGGTGGTATTTGCGGTTGACCGGGCAGGGCTGGTTGGTGAGGATGGGCCAACTCATCATGGGGTTTACGACCTTTCGTATTTGACGATGCTGCCAAACATTACGATTTTTGCCCCAAGAGATGAACTGGATATGGAGCGGATGCTGGAGTATGCGGTGCAGTGTTTTGAAGGACCGATAGCACTGCGCTACCCGCGTGGTGGTTCAGGGTTTGCGGTTCCTTCTACCCAGAGAAGTGCAATTGTGCCGGGAAAAGGTGAATTATTACGGCCGGGAAAAGATGGCGCGGTTCTGGCGGTTGGTTCAATGGTTAAATATGCCCTGGAAGCAGCCGATGTCCTTGTCCGGCAGGGGCTGGATCTGGCGGTTGCTGATGCCCGGTCAGTTAAGCCACTGGATGAGGAACTTGTGGCGGCGCTGGCGCAGATAAAGGGCAAATTGGTTACAATTGAGGAAAATACGCTTTTGGGTGGATTTGGTAATGTCGTCAGTTTGGCGCTGGAAAAAATGGGTTTGGACTGCCAGTTACGTCGGATAGGAGTTGAGGACCGATTTATTGAGCATGGTCCGCGCTCAAAGTTACTAAAAGTGTGCGGATTGGATGTTGATAGCATAGCGGTCAAACTGAAGCAGTTCTTTGGATGA